One Actinomadura viridis genomic region harbors:
- a CDS encoding aldo/keto reductase, whose protein sequence is MQRRTLGRTGPVTSALGLGAMGMSGAYGVADRAESIATVHAALEGGVTLIDTGDFYGMGHNELLLAEALRGRDRDSYVLSVKFGMLRGPGPRFGGQDGRPEAVKNFLAYSLTRLGTDHIDIYRPARLDPAVPIEDTVGAIKEMIDAGYVRHLGLSEVDAATIRRAHAVHPVADLQIEYSLISRAVEADVLPALRELGIGLTAYGVLGRGLISGHWNAGHTAGPGDGRGFHPRFGSGNVEHNLALVEALRRVAEAKGCTVAQLAIAWVAAQGADIVPLVGARTRERLAEALPAMELNLTADDLAEIGKAVPRGAARGDRYPAAFMSGLGVGN, encoded by the coding sequence ATGCAGAGACGAACCTTGGGCCGTACCGGACCGGTCACCTCCGCACTGGGTCTGGGCGCGATGGGCATGTCGGGCGCTTACGGGGTGGCCGACCGTGCCGAGAGCATCGCCACCGTGCACGCCGCGCTGGAGGGCGGCGTCACACTGATCGACACCGGCGACTTCTACGGCATGGGCCACAACGAGTTGCTGCTGGCCGAGGCGCTGCGCGGCCGGGATCGCGACAGCTACGTGCTGAGCGTCAAGTTCGGCATGCTGCGGGGGCCGGGCCCCCGGTTCGGCGGGCAGGACGGCCGTCCCGAGGCGGTGAAGAACTTCCTGGCCTACTCGCTGACCCGGCTGGGCACCGACCACATCGACATCTACCGTCCCGCGCGGCTGGACCCGGCGGTGCCGATCGAGGACACGGTGGGTGCGATCAAGGAGATGATCGACGCGGGGTACGTGCGGCACCTGGGCCTGTCGGAGGTCGATGCGGCGACGATCCGCCGGGCGCACGCCGTGCACCCGGTCGCCGACCTGCAGATCGAGTACTCGCTGATCTCCCGCGCGGTGGAGGCGGACGTGCTGCCCGCACTACGGGAACTCGGCATCGGCCTGACCGCCTATGGCGTCCTCGGCCGCGGCCTCATCTCCGGACACTGGAACGCCGGCCACACCGCCGGCCCCGGCGACGGCCGCGGTTTCCACCCGCGATTCGGCAGCGGGAACGTGGAACACAACCTCGCCCTGGTGGAGGCGCTGCGACGGGTCGCCGAGGCCAAGGGGTGCACCGTCGCCCAGCTGGCCATCGCCTGGGTGGCCGCACAGGGCGCCGACATCGTGCCGCTGGTCGGCGCCCGCACCCGCGAGCGGCTGGCCGAGGCGCTGCCCGCGATGGAGCTGAACCTCACCGCCGACGACCTCGCCGAGATCGGGAAGGCGGTGCCGCGGGGCGCGGCCCGCGGCGACCGGTACCCGGCCGCGTTCATGTCCGGCCTCGGCGTGGGCAACTGA
- a CDS encoding protein kinase domain-containing protein codes for MLLDRLGSGGMGTVWRASDRLLNRTVAIKEMHLLATGEELAKQAARVRREAHTIARISHPNVVNVYDLVNQDERLWLVMELVDGPSLKEHVATTGPMSPSAVAGIGLQLLSALEAVHAAGALHRDIKPGNVLLRHDGRVVLCDFGIAALSGADSLTRTGAVVGSFGYIAPERLSHQPAGPPSDLFSLGVTLCVLLSGRSPFARPEAVGILNAVLREDPEIPAAAGRLRPPLEALLRKNPADRPSIAEAREMLRPLVTTAPGAHDPSKGGRKVGAVPRRGLLGLAALSAVLLLAAVVTTGALVSRSRDKADAAGTGGSPKPSTGHGSTAATHPTRTDAVMPVPDDPDLKAPRDYWMFSGDRYIRALMSTSGYPVHQLMTASSPLQAWDDTFKNLPGFRNKIDATLRVPGSRNEYWVFSGSQYIRMRVANADQAYDDALVAGPRPLSDWESAFGDLPDDGIDAVMPTPDDREQYWVFAGDQYVRIRLDGEGPGGEISQGPSKLDAWSGTLNKFPAFRQGIDAALPVPGEQNDYWMFSGTQYMKIRVTDDAYEDTVLEGPKPLRSWAALD; via the coding sequence GTGCTGCTGGATCGCCTCGGCAGTGGAGGCATGGGAACCGTGTGGCGCGCGAGCGACCGGCTCCTGAACCGCACCGTTGCCATAAAAGAGATGCATCTTCTGGCCACGGGTGAGGAACTCGCCAAGCAAGCGGCCCGGGTGCGCCGGGAAGCACACACGATCGCTCGGATATCCCACCCGAACGTCGTCAACGTCTACGACCTCGTGAACCAGGACGAGCGGTTGTGGCTGGTGATGGAGCTCGTGGACGGGCCCTCGTTGAAGGAACATGTCGCCACGACCGGCCCGATGAGTCCCTCCGCCGTCGCCGGGATCGGTCTGCAACTCCTGTCCGCTCTGGAGGCCGTGCACGCCGCCGGTGCGCTGCACAGGGACATCAAACCGGGCAATGTCCTGCTGCGCCACGACGGCCGAGTGGTCCTCTGCGACTTCGGCATCGCGGCGCTGTCCGGAGCCGATTCGCTCACCAGAACCGGCGCGGTGGTGGGTTCATTCGGGTACATCGCCCCGGAACGGCTGAGTCACCAGCCTGCGGGACCGCCCAGCGACCTTTTCTCGCTCGGTGTCACCCTGTGCGTGCTGCTGTCCGGCCGTTCCCCGTTCGCCCGTCCGGAAGCCGTTGGCATCCTGAACGCCGTCCTCCGGGAGGACCCGGAGATCCCGGCCGCCGCGGGACGGCTGCGTCCCCCGCTCGAAGCGCTGCTGCGAAAGAACCCGGCCGACCGTCCTTCCATCGCGGAGGCCCGCGAGATGCTGCGGCCCCTCGTCACGACGGCGCCGGGCGCGCACGATCCTTCGAAGGGTGGACGCAAGGTCGGCGCCGTTCCGCGCCGCGGCCTGCTCGGCTTGGCGGCGCTCTCGGCCGTTCTCCTGCTCGCCGCCGTCGTCACCACGGGTGCGCTGGTGAGCCGCTCGAGAGACAAAGCCGATGCAGCGGGGACGGGGGGTTCCCCGAAACCGTCCACCGGCCACGGCTCCACGGCCGCCACACACCCGACACGCACCGATGCGGTCATGCCGGTTCCGGACGACCCGGATCTCAAGGCCCCGCGCGATTACTGGATGTTCTCCGGTGACCGCTACATCCGGGCCCTCATGTCGACCTCGGGCTACCCGGTGCATCAGCTCATGACGGCTTCCTCACCGCTCCAAGCATGGGACGACACGTTCAAGAACCTGCCGGGGTTCCGGAACAAGATAGACGCGACGCTGCGCGTTCCGGGTTCGCGGAACGAGTATTGGGTCTTCTCCGGAAGCCAGTACATCCGAATGCGGGTCGCCAACGCCGACCAGGCGTACGACGACGCACTGGTGGCGGGTCCGAGACCGCTCAGCGACTGGGAGAGCGCCTTCGGAGATCTTCCGGACGACGGTATCGACGCTGTGATGCCGACGCCGGACGACCGGGAACAGTACTGGGTTTTCGCAGGTGACCAGTACGTACGAATCAGGCTGGACGGCGAAGGGCCCGGCGGCGAGATCTCCCAGGGGCCCTCGAAACTTGACGCGTGGTCCGGCACCCTCAACAAGTTCCCCGCGTTCAGGCAGGGGATCGACGCGGCGTTGCCCGTACCGGGCGAGCAGAACGACTACTGGATGTTCTCCGGCACTCAGTACATGAAGATCCGCGTGACGGATGACGCCTACGAGGACACGGTGCTCGAGGGCCCCAAGCCCCTCCGCAGCTGGGCCGCCCTCGACTGA
- a CDS encoding DUF3592 domain-containing protein, whose translation MITGIVGTGCLVAYLRDVVHVFWLWRRGIRTSGVVVDNAETRAESGTRWAPIIAFEDQHGNRVACKPIVRMDKMMQLGQEVPVVHLAHKPEVMLIFTRWSMVRSLLENWILLLLGSGFLGFAVAGVFA comes from the coding sequence GTGATCACCGGGATCGTCGGAACAGGTTGCCTCGTGGCCTATCTGCGGGACGTCGTGCACGTGTTCTGGCTATGGCGACGCGGCATACGCACGTCCGGTGTAGTGGTCGACAACGCGGAGACCAGAGCCGAGTCGGGAACACGGTGGGCACCGATCATCGCCTTTGAGGACCAGCACGGGAACCGGGTCGCCTGCAAGCCGATCGTGCGCATGGACAAAATGATGCAGCTGGGGCAAGAAGTGCCAGTGGTGCACCTGGCGCACAAGCCGGAGGTCATGCTCATTTTCACCCGATGGAGCATGGTGAGGTCGCTGCTGGAAAACTGGATTCTCCTGCTCCTGGGATCGGGATTCCTCGGCTTCGCGGTGGCCGGCGTGTTCGCTTAA
- a CDS encoding McrC family protein, producing MRPIEVDEHKRRIEPNLEPGPADLEATGSPDLAKRITLRWLRGNVLDIKAGSHIGVVNLDCVCIRVRPKLAGSELGVLQMLDYASGVESLRDIGLLQQLGEGLDLRDLVCLLLNQECDRLLQHGLRRDYLRREEALPVVRGRLLADRQVLHRFGRLDRLECRYDERSGDIDDNRLCAAALWLAARTARASAVREHARRLAAQFTAHCGTVGFDARATVERLTYHRANEHYRNAHRWAAMLIGHKAFGNLYTTSGITTPAFMIDMNGLFEDFVVRLLRDAVAGTDISVRRQDTLRSAITKADGRAYTRITPDLQLVRGHGPGTWRCSVDAKYKLYTDRRLSTADLYQSFAYAHALSSSSDTTPPTAYLLYAADHDRPPETVTLHRRDRAASARVTSMPINVRAILAALAAGDPPPLQIPFHALGR from the coding sequence ATGCGGCCCATCGAAGTCGACGAACACAAGCGCAGGATCGAGCCGAACCTGGAGCCTGGCCCGGCCGACCTGGAAGCCACCGGCTCGCCGGACCTGGCGAAGCGGATCACGTTGCGGTGGCTGCGCGGCAACGTGCTCGACATCAAGGCCGGCTCGCATATCGGTGTCGTGAATCTGGACTGTGTCTGCATCCGCGTCCGGCCGAAGCTCGCGGGATCGGAACTCGGCGTGCTCCAGATGCTCGACTACGCGTCCGGAGTCGAATCCCTGCGCGACATCGGGCTTCTCCAGCAACTCGGTGAAGGGCTCGACCTGCGGGACCTCGTCTGCCTCCTGCTGAACCAGGAATGCGACAGGCTGCTCCAGCACGGGCTGCGGCGCGACTACCTGCGCAGAGAGGAAGCCCTGCCGGTCGTGCGCGGCCGGCTCCTCGCGGACCGGCAGGTACTGCACCGCTTCGGCCGGCTCGACCGGCTCGAATGCCGCTACGACGAACGAAGCGGCGACATTGACGACAACCGGCTCTGCGCCGCCGCGCTATGGCTCGCGGCCCGTACGGCTCGGGCGTCCGCCGTCAGGGAGCATGCTCGCCGCCTTGCCGCCCAGTTCACGGCGCACTGCGGCACCGTGGGATTCGACGCGCGGGCGACGGTCGAACGCCTCACCTACCATCGGGCCAACGAGCACTACCGGAACGCGCACCGCTGGGCGGCGATGCTCATCGGGCACAAGGCGTTCGGCAACCTCTACACCACTTCCGGCATCACGACTCCCGCCTTCATGATCGATATGAACGGGCTGTTCGAGGACTTCGTCGTCCGCCTGCTGAGAGACGCCGTCGCAGGAACGGACATCTCCGTTCGCCGGCAGGACACGCTGAGGTCGGCCATCACCAAAGCCGACGGGCGCGCCTATACGAGGATCACGCCCGACCTCCAGCTCGTCCGAGGCCACGGCCCGGGCACATGGCGCTGCTCCGTCGATGCGAAGTACAAGCTCTACACCGACAGGCGGCTGAGCACCGCGGACCTCTACCAGAGCTTCGCCTACGCGCATGCGCTGAGCAGCTCGTCCGACACCACTCCCCCGACCGCCTACCTCTTGTACGCCGCCGACCACGATCGGCCGCCGGAGACAGTGACCCTGCACCGCCGCGACCGCGCCGCGTCCGCGCGTGTGACCTCCATGCCCATCAACGTGCGAGCCATCCTCGCCGCCCTCGCGGCCGGCGATCCGCCACCGTTGCAGATCCCGTTTCACGCACTGGGCAGGTGA
- a CDS encoding McrB family protein: MLGRPLVILTERRGLIRPVRFAQYGERLFGDRPLQNGGSPMYTPPVALSEALATFDRASCAERVAAAADEIAGVVADFPLESWPSLPLDRYALGTEVSADSFCHRMEFGTPALSSMRGGHAGKHIIYRRLSDGSWSFPDQYADVQEAWEKVRSGFVEAFDRAREGRLTDIDTIAALRGGPAITAKAISCYFPGSIVPVNSRDHVRAFIEGISGESASSLEAFAAHERLKQLIGADERFQGWEPYEISTFLYWWADPRPRTPTILKVAPGEDARFWDDCRSGGYICIGWDEIGDLTSFAAEGDYREAFNDVFLDSMYEGNKSKTSAKANELWRVFQLQPGDLVVANKGIKEVLAVGTVTQDGYVWRPERPEYKHTVSVKWDTAYAQTLRVPQKSWSTVTVAKVQPALWKIIQDGAARPPIVPAEPLFEQIAGLLARKGQVVLYGPPGTGKTYSALRFALWWLATRVPELKLDPVAEYGTQEFLDSLGALSEAGYLAQVTFHPAYGYEDFIEGFRPGEATDGGLRLALRNGIFMDVCEAAAADPGRPRLLLIDEINRGDIPKILGELITLLEPDKRGLRVTLPTGRRFSVPPNVHILGTMNTADRSIRLLDSALRRRFAFHELLPDAEVLDGQMAGDMDLGLLLRELNRRVVAELGRERQIGHSFFLPGGKPVDSETDLATVIRTEVLPLLQEYTYDDYSKLTQFLGGKIIRGHAVADLGDEELVKALSAELRAGAGG; the protein is encoded by the coding sequence GTGCTCGGCCGCCCGCTCGTGATCCTGACGGAGAGGCGTGGCCTGATCCGGCCGGTTCGGTTTGCCCAGTACGGGGAGAGACTGTTCGGCGACCGTCCGCTACAGAACGGAGGCTCGCCGATGTACACGCCGCCTGTCGCGCTCTCCGAGGCCCTCGCCACATTCGACCGGGCCTCCTGCGCTGAACGGGTCGCCGCCGCCGCCGACGAGATCGCAGGAGTGGTGGCCGACTTTCCGCTGGAGAGCTGGCCTTCCCTGCCGCTCGACCGCTACGCCCTTGGGACGGAGGTCTCAGCGGATTCCTTCTGCCATCGGATGGAGTTCGGCACCCCGGCCTTGAGCAGCATGCGAGGTGGACACGCCGGCAAGCACATCATCTACCGGCGCCTGAGCGATGGGTCCTGGTCGTTCCCCGACCAGTACGCGGACGTGCAGGAAGCGTGGGAGAAGGTCCGGAGCGGGTTCGTCGAGGCCTTCGACCGAGCCCGTGAAGGGCGCCTGACCGACATCGACACCATTGCCGCGCTGCGCGGAGGCCCTGCCATCACCGCCAAGGCGATCTCGTGTTACTTCCCCGGCTCGATCGTGCCGGTCAACAGCCGGGATCATGTTCGAGCCTTCATCGAAGGCATCTCGGGTGAGAGCGCTTCATCGCTGGAAGCCTTCGCCGCACACGAACGGCTGAAGCAGCTCATCGGGGCCGACGAGCGGTTCCAGGGCTGGGAACCGTACGAGATCTCGACATTCCTCTACTGGTGGGCCGACCCGCGTCCGCGCACGCCCACGATCCTGAAGGTGGCGCCCGGCGAGGATGCCCGGTTCTGGGACGACTGCCGGTCGGGCGGTTATATCTGCATCGGCTGGGACGAGATCGGCGATCTCACGAGCTTCGCCGCCGAAGGGGACTACCGCGAGGCCTTCAACGATGTCTTCCTCGACAGCATGTACGAGGGCAACAAGAGCAAGACATCGGCCAAGGCGAACGAGTTGTGGCGGGTGTTCCAGCTCCAGCCGGGCGACCTGGTCGTGGCCAACAAGGGCATCAAGGAGGTCCTCGCGGTCGGCACTGTGACCCAGGACGGCTACGTGTGGCGTCCGGAACGGCCGGAGTACAAGCACACGGTCTCGGTGAAGTGGGACACCGCTTACGCGCAGACGCTTCGCGTACCGCAGAAGTCCTGGAGCACGGTCACGGTAGCCAAAGTCCAGCCGGCCTTGTGGAAGATCATCCAGGACGGTGCGGCGCGGCCGCCGATCGTCCCCGCCGAACCGCTGTTCGAGCAGATCGCCGGACTGCTCGCACGCAAGGGACAGGTCGTCCTGTACGGGCCACCGGGGACCGGCAAGACCTATTCGGCCCTGCGCTTCGCGCTGTGGTGGCTCGCCACGCGAGTGCCCGAGCTGAAACTCGACCCGGTCGCCGAGTACGGCACTCAAGAATTCCTGGACTCCCTGGGCGCGCTCTCAGAAGCCGGGTATCTGGCCCAGGTGACCTTCCACCCGGCGTACGGCTACGAGGACTTCATCGAGGGTTTCCGTCCCGGCGAAGCCACGGACGGCGGGCTGCGACTGGCCCTGCGAAACGGAATCTTCATGGATGTCTGTGAGGCCGCCGCAGCCGATCCCGGCCGTCCCCGCCTGCTGCTGATCGACGAGATCAACCGGGGCGACATCCCGAAGATCCTCGGCGAGCTGATCACGTTGCTGGAGCCGGACAAGCGCGGCCTGCGCGTCACGCTGCCGACCGGACGCCGCTTCTCCGTCCCGCCGAACGTCCACATCCTGGGGACGATGAACACCGCCGACCGCAGTATCCGGCTCCTCGACTCCGCACTGCGTCGCCGGTTCGCGTTCCACGAACTGCTCCCGGACGCCGAAGTGCTCGACGGGCAGATGGCCGGCGACATGGACCTCGGGCTGCTGCTCCGCGAGCTGAACCGGCGTGTGGTCGCCGAACTCGGCCGAGAAAGGCAGATCGGGCATTCGTTCTTCCTGCCCGGCGGCAAACCGGTGGACAGCGAGACCGACCTCGCCACGGTGATCCGCACCGAGGTGCTGCCGCTGCTCCAGGAGTACACATACGACGACTACTCGAAGCTCACCCAGTTCCTCGGAGGCAAGATCATTCGCGGGCACGCCGTCGCGGACCTGGGCGACGAGGAACTGGTCAAGGCGCTCTCCGCCGAACTGCGCGCCGGGGCGGGCGGCTGA